Genomic DNA from Mauremys mutica isolate MM-2020 ecotype Southern chromosome 13, ASM2049712v1, whole genome shotgun sequence:
GGATTTGGGCAAATTACTTCATCTTTTTTTACATCACCATAATATGAAcattttttaagtgattttaTTTCCCTTTAAATGTTAAGAAAAAATCTCTTGCTTACCATATTTCATTATTCAAGGATTGGAGATCagcagaaatgaaaaacaaatcctTGTGCTATTTTAAGGGTTGCTGCAGGGTTTAATCTTACATTGTTCAATGTTCTCTTTCTGGGAAACTTCCCTACAGCTTGAAAAAGTGAGATCATTTGTGTCCTTTTTCTTGTGCATTTATCTGCCTGCGGAACAAGACTGCTTCTTCCAAAGTTCGATACAGTCCTAAATCCAGACAGGCACACTTGTCATTAAGGCAGCTAAATCCACAAACGTACTTTTAAATTGGACATGTACTTGTGTCCCAAAAGAGACTTCGGCTTTATCTTCTACCCAGGCCTTTGTTAACACACCAGTTTGTTACTGGTTATTGTATTCCTGTTATGTTGTCTGATCCTGAATCCATCAGACTCCATGGTCCTTTTCTGTATGTGGCGAAACTAACCTGTGATTTTTAATGTGAACATTTGGCTCAGGTTTTGTGATTCATTATATTCTGACCATAGGACCTATTTCTCTGCAAACAATTTACCTTTTTACACCTTGTAGAGGGTAAAGCATTACAAGAATTGTGTGTCTACCAACATGTCTACTTAATCAAAATGATCTAATTATAATTGTAGGTTGACAAGGTCACAGGCAGAGTCAATGGCCAGTTCAAAACTTATGCCATTTGTGGAGCAATTCGTAGGATGGTAAGAATGTTTTCTTGAAAATTAGAACTGTCTTAGTTTGGTTGGCTGTTTATCTCCATGTGATGCATGTTTGGCCTTTGTGAAAAGTTTGTGATCTCAGTCCAACTCCTGATGAACTAGTGTATCTATCACAAAAACCATACCTCTCATCTGGGACACTGTTTGGCAGACCCAGTAAAGGGAACAAAGACAGTGGACCCCATCCAACTTCTCTTTAAATGGAAAAACTCtcctgactttagtgggagtttgTACAGGGCCAGTCCATCATAGAAACACTGCTGTTCTTTATCCACAAGTGTTCTTCCTCCAGGACATATCTGAGGCACACTGTCAGGGGAATGTAAGGATGTTAGTATTGTTGCTTCCTGTGCTACTCTACATGCTCACTGGATAGAGGATTTCTGTTTCTAAAGGTCTCAATCCAGTACCTTTCATGAGACcttaatcagttttaaatgtaaaacaaaaagcTAGCTTGTATTCATTCTGTTTAGATTTGAGAGGTGAATTTCACGAACAAATTACATTACCAAATCAACTTCTCCATTTatttattctgattttttttctggttaAAACATGTATACTTGAATTGTCCAAAAATCTGTAGTAATGAAATCAGTAAAAGAAATAGCTGAAGTTTTTTGGGTGGCAACCAGTATACCGAGTGACCAATTTCTAGAGCAGTGTTGGGTCTGTGGTGTTCGTAAGCAACACAAAAATCCAGCTTTTAAGATTTCTTTAAACCAAGCCAGTGTGATGCTTTTTCTGCACTTTCATCAGGGCGCTGTGTCTTCGTAATAACAAGATATATCATTGAGCATCAAGTGACATAATGTATGAAGTTAAAACCACTTTCTAGTACTGCAAGATGGCCAAGAATTTGATGAATACTTTTGGAAAAGCTAATTTGCACAAATAGCATTCCATCCACAGATTTATATACATCTCTAAGCCTTTGATGCTTCCAGAAATGTCTTTAagtagctgagcacctcacatctctcattttacatttaaaaatgagaAACCAGGGATTATAGACCATGTTTCAGAactccattttttttctatttaaggGTGAATCTGATGATTCTATTCTGCGTCTCGCAAAAAATGATGGGATTGTTTCCAAGTAAGTATGTTTATCtcatctttgcaaaggttatcaATGTGATTTCCTTTCCAGGTTCCAAAGTTTTAGGTCTTGATGAAAACGTGTATTCTGGATTTATAGGCTGTTTATGAAGTTTCACGAAAATATTTATTAAAGCTGCTGAAACAGATTACAACTTCGTAacaattttgtttggttttctttttcagGAATTTCTAACTGAAGATGCTCTCTGATACGGAACATTTTGTTGTAAAATAAACAGCTTAAACATATTTGATGTGCAGTGTTTTCTTTTAGTTCAGAACCATAAATGCCAGTGGGTTTCAAAGTTCCCTAAAATATCTTCAGATGTTTGTGCAGGAAAGTTACAGAACTGACTAATTCTGAGGACCTAGACATGAAATCTTTTGATAACCCAGTATATAGAACTATGCCTCGTTTGAAAACCTGGGTCTGCATTTTTGTTAACTTAAAACTTTCTCATCCAAATTTAGTATGTGTTACAAATTTAGCTCATTGTATTATCCTTGCTTTAATTATACAccactacctcaatataacgccacctgatataacatgaatttggatataacacggtaaagcagtgctccgggggctgggggcgggctgcgcactccagtggatcaaagcacgTTCAATAtaacatgcatccgatgaagtgggtattcacccacgaaagctaatgctccAACATGTATGGCAGACCCAGTAAAGGGAACAAAGACAGTGGACCCCATCCAACTTCTCTTTAAATGGAAAAACTCtcctgactttagtgggagtttgTACAGGGCCAGTCCATCATAGAAACACTGCTGTTCTTTATCCACAAGTGTTCTTCCTCCAGGACATATCTGAGGCACACTGTCAGGGGAATGTAAGGATGTTAGTATTGTTGCTTCCTGTGCTACTCTACATGCTCACTGGATAGAGGATTTCTGgactagaaggtgccacaggactccttgctgcttttacagatcagactaacatggctacccctctgatacaatataacacagtttcacctataacgcggtaagatttttttggctcccaaggacagcattatatcgagatagaggtgtatACATCATAGGAGTCTGAAAACACTTAAAAATTGTTTGATTCTGGCTGTTCCACTGAAATGTGTCTGAGGagggcctggtctacgctgggggtggggggtcgatgtaagatacgcaacttcagctacgggaatagcgtagctgaagtcgacgtatcttatttcgatttactcccgtcctcatggcgcgggatcgacagccGCGGCTCCCGCATTGACTCCACttccgccgctcgccctggtggagttccggagtcaacgggagcacgtttggggatcaatatatcacgtctagacgagatgcgatatatcgatccccgatagatcgatcgctacctgctgatccggcgggtagtctggatgtacctgTGGAAAGCTTATGTAGGATATGCCCTTGTGGGTTAATTTGACTGAGATTATTCAAGTATAGGCTCAGCTTTCTTCTGCTAATATCAGTGCTGTATGTGTTTCTGCCATCGATGCGCTCATGCTCTTGGCTCTTCTATTGAAAAGTTATCATGTGTCATTATAGGAAATGCTTACATTTTCTTAACATGATTTACCCGTATTCTGCAAGAGATAACATATTCAGGAAAACGTCACTTTTCATATGACCTCAGATGTTAAAAAGTAGGGCATTATGCTGTCTGAGAAACTCATTTAAAATATCTAAACAATATTTTAATACATAGCTTACAGGTCCTTTTAATGGCCTATTAAACTTTTTACCTGCTGACATGTTATTTTTAGCTATCTCACTAACAGAGCCCATAGGGAGCGTAGCCAGTTGGAATGAGAATACACATGCTGACACTGCCTCTGTTATCTGTCAGTTCCCTGTCTCTGGCTAATATCCACCACATCGCACTTTTGACCTGAAGCTCACAGCTGTTCTTGCCTTTAGGTTTTGAAAGAATTGTTTCCAAGTTTTATCTATCCTACTTCAGGTGTTTTATTTCAATGGTAAATGGCTGGAGCGCATGCAGACTCAATACTCAGTTGATGAAATGGGCATTGTGAAAGGAGATTGGTTGGCTGAGGTTCAGACTGTACAAATATCCAATGGATATAGAAGCAGACTTTGCAGTTTGGGTCCAAGCTAGAGGGGTGGGGTATTAGGCTACAGCAAAAACCCTACTTCCAGTCTAGTTTCTAATGTTATTCTTCAAATCTGAAATCATAGAAGTCCAGCAAAACTGCTGGATAGCCACAGTTCTCAGGTGTCTGAAGTTGCTCCAGCCTCATGTACCTTAATGCACTGCACTTTTTAATTATTAGATACAACTTTACTTTCTCCTACTGATTCAGAAAATCTTAATTTTAAAGATCTGGGGGGTAAGGCCTTGGTATGGTGTTTATCTGTGAAGTGCTATTGTCACACAGGATGGTAACGAAATGAAATACCAAACACAAAGTAAATCTATCTAGATTCTGGCTTTACTCACTAGTATCTGTAATGCTAGTATCAAAATAGTAGCCAATACTTTTGTCAGTATTCCTCAAAAAGCAAGTTTCATACCCTGCCTTGTATAACACGAGCCCTCAAAGCAAATAAACTCCATCAGTTTCTCAACCCTGGGAACAGGCGGTGGGGGGTTATGAAAAGCAATCAAGGAGTTGTGAGGCATGGAAAATTTGATTAGCTTCTAATGGAAAGAAAATCTTTCTTCCCCATTACTTGCACACCCGTCCCCTTCGGGATCCATATTCAGTCAGTCCCATGAAACATGCAAATAAATTAGATTGTTTATCATTGAAACCTTTTAAATGTAGGGTTCATGCAAAATGTTGACTTCAGATAAGGAGTCACCAACCTgacaagtttgagaaacactgaactgTACCAAGCTAGATGGTTACTACAAAAGTAGCCACTGAAAGGAATGAAGGATGTGGCTAAAttaggaagggggagggataatGGGGATTAAAAGTGGCCTACTTCCTTTCAAATACCACATGTCTCAAATCTCGAGCTAGAGTGCTGGGAACAGGGTTAGAAGGTGAATTGAGCCAAGGAATGTGTGTGGGGCTTGGGTAACTCGATAGGTGTCAGCTGAAGAATACCCAACTAAAGTGAATATCAAATGTACTGAAAAATCTGATCTCTGGACTCTGGTTTACTTTGGCGATAACCCCAGAGGAAGCTATAAGCACGAAAGCTGGTGTAGCAGTTGAATAGCTCTTTACCAGCGAGGCTTGTGCCTTGcaacaagaaaagaaaattaatttgcaGAAGGGGATCAGAAAGAAATAGCTATACTAACATTTGCAGATGTCCTCTTATATTACTGAGTTGAAGGTTTAAAACCCCATGGACAAAATTTCTCTCAACTTTCAGTCTGGTGTTGCATAACAATAATCATATTACTATAGGTCAGTTACAACAGTGAGAAGTGCTATGCAGAAGTTGTTTGCTATCCGTTCTTTGATGGTTGGTATTGCTATAATTTCCCGGTGGTGTCATATTTGGCATtataggtgggtttttttatccATTGTTTGCCATCTTCTACCAATGTAGTGTGTGTAAGTGGAGACATTAACTTCATTATTATTTCAGGTTCCATTAAGGCTCCTGTTATCCTGAGTATATTTCCAGAAATTAAGGTGGAACATGTCCAGATCCTACATGGGTCACCTCCTGTTTTGTGCATTTCCCAGTATAGTTAGATTTCAATGTATTTTTTATAGTGTGGGGGATTTTTAAGTGTTTCCTTTAGTCTTGCGCCCTTTGTGCTTCAGAATGTTGATTCTACACATCATGCCATTCAAAACTATGTGTTTGCAGTTTTCCCAGGTTTTAGAAGCAGCTCTCAGGGGGTGTTCTGCTGTTTACATTTAGTATCTAGCTGTATATTAAGACTGCTTGTGTGTTTGTAGATTGCTGAGGATTCATGTGGGTGTGGGAAACTGAAACCTAGGACTCTTCTCAGGCAATCTGGAGAAAGGAACTTGTCTCGTTATTTTGTTTGTAAAGGATTGTCTACATTGGCAGAATATACGTGGTATCTTGCTCCTCATCTGTATTTTTTAGAAAGCCTGAAatggcactggggggggaggggttgtgtagGATACTTTTACTTGCATTTATAGTAGCAGTCAGAGATTCCAATTGAACTGGGGGACTTGTACTAAGTAAGGCAAAGCAGATTGTTTAGTTACTGGACCCTAATGATATACTGTATATTCAATATGATCTTTGAACTCACTAGAATGTGGTAGGATCCCCAGAATATGCTATTGCACGGATGTATGAACGTACACAGCACGAACCTTGAGCTCTGGAAGCACCCTTAGAATGATTAGAAATTGCTCCAATAGTCTTTCATCTCACATATTTTTTTAAGAGACTGCAGCAGACAAATTTCAGAACTCACTCTTCAGAAAGACAAATACGGTCTCTGAAGCAAAGCTTTAGTCTTGCCCCATTCCAGTCTTCGTTAACAACTTTCTTTTGTACCGAATAAGAGCGAGAGATTTTAATCCACAGAGGAGAATCTTACGTTTACTGGGATCTCCTAAATTTAGCTACTCCTGCCTTGGCATTAGGATAAAGGTTAGAACAGCATCAGGAAATGTTTAGTGATGATAAATGTCTAGTGTACCAAAGAGTGCAAATCTTACTGAGTTGTCTCTAGTCCGCTAAGGTAGTCAGCCACATGGATTTCTGTGGAAatcgcctccctccccccaagaaaATGAACTGGGCACATAAAAGCCCAAGACAGACTTGAGGTCTCCTATATGTCGTCTTTTGAAAGCAGAtaaaaatttatattttaattaatcTGTAAGAGCCCAGGAATGTCACTCAATGTCCATACAGCCAGTGTGAAGCAATGGAAGCAGCTACAAGCATGTTCAAAATATCACCATATTGATTCATTGCTGGGTTTCATGGTCTGTTACTGTCCAATTCTGAAGTTCTCACTCATTTTAACTTTACGAATTACACCTGTATGGTGTGCAACTATAGTAAGGCATGTtatctatgccatgccaagagtcctagactATTGTGATATTATTGGTAACTCAGCCAATCGCCACCCTAACTCAACAGATAgtttgcatgcaacaatttcattggtCTTATAAGGGCAACTGCACAAATGGTGGGATGCTTGGCCCAACTGCCACCTGCACAAATCTCCCAGCACAACCCCCCCAGACACAAACCAACGCAATCAGCATACACAATCCTGGCCCCTTACTACAGCACACACCCcacacctggctagtgcatctaaGTTCAAAGTGctatccagagcggtcacaatggagcactctgggatagctcctggaggccaatacccttgaattgcatccacgctaccccaaattcgacccggcgatgttgatttcagcgctaatcccctcttcagggaggagaacagaaattgattttaagagcccttcgacaaaaatggcttcgttgtgtggacgggtgcagggttaaatcgatctagtgctgctaaattcgacctaaactcgtagtgtagaccagggttgAGTCAGTGCAAAGTGATGGAAACACATACAAGCATGGCTGAGGGCCCTTTTTGTTTCGAATATCACCAACTTCAATCAGTGCTGGGCCCTCAGGGAACCAGAGGCCAAAGATTCTGTGGCAGTTGGAATGTGACAGCTGACCAGAGGTGGGAATAGCTGCCAGATGGGGTAACAATGAGGTGGCTTTGCCCTGACAGGggagggaggtttgggggggcagctCTGTGCATAAGCTCTGGGGAACATTCAACGTTGTTTACTGCAACAGATTACTGGAAACAAGCCCCATTGTCTGCTTCTTTATACTCATGGCTTTGTGAATTGTGCATGTGAGAGCATGGGCTCTCCGCTATCTGCATCTGTACTAATTGAAATACGTGCTTTCAAATATGTCCTTTCCTCGCTTAATATCGGAGATTACTAAAACTGACATGTCTTGAAATTTATTCTCCACTACTTACGCTGTTTGCTGGTTTCTGTATGTTGCATTTCCTCAGCACCCATGATGAAACCAGACaaatcattttcatttttgtttctaatcagaaccaggaagtgaaactTACAACACTAGCACAGCTCTGTAACTAGGACAGAGAGATGTTTAAATCCAAACCTCATTCGCTAACAATCTTTTCGTTTGGGGACAACGTTTGTTAGGATCAGGTTTTGTAAAATTTTATTCTGCAGAACCATAATATGGGGCCTTAAGTACTTGACATCGTCCCTTTAGAGAGACATCTTAAGGCACTTTCTAGTATCAGTATAAAGTAAAATGCCCTCTGTTGTCTTGTGACAAGAATAGTTCAGATCCCACAGAGCCATGAAAGGGAATGTACTGTACAAGATGGACAGAGTTGCCCTTACATGGTTACATTGCACCAAGTTGTGAAATTCTTTGCTGTTACTTACAAGGACTTGGCAGTGGCATCCTAAAGACATCTGCATTAACTGAGGCCAGAATGtttctgcctgggcagagggtaGCTGCTCACGTTTTAACAGACCTCGTTCCTTGCTAGGAGCTTGTTACTCTCGCAGTGTGTGACAGTGTGATTTGTGTGGAAGAGCTGCTGGGAGGATGATGGCCATAAATGTCCTGTGGTCAGAGGTACAGACAGATTCAGGAGGATACTGCGGCTTTAGTAGCTGCAGCTGagtcagggttgggggaggaaggcAGGACATAGCAGGAATCTCAGGAGGGAGGGTGTGTTTGTGACACTTCCAATAGACTCAGGAGGTTGGGATAGTTCACTGAAGCTGATGAGCACACGTTGAGGCCCATAGCTGCAGTGGAGATGGGAGTCATTGGCTGTCTAGGTAGGTATTTGAACCAAACCATTGAGCTTGGCCTGGCcgtattttttgtttttctttctgccaGCTGGGAAAGCTGCCTGTTCCATGTGTGTAATTCTCAGCAGCGTTAATCCCAGCGCACCAAGGggagaacattcccagttcatgtGCATCCTTCACATCTGGGGAGCAAGTTAGGGGATTCAGTGAATCCAGTAGCGATGGAAACAGCTTGCCTTTTAGCATCCCAGGGAGAAGAGGCGACCCACTTCCATGCAGGACTAATCAGCCAAGAGTAAACAATGGCAAACCAATTACACACCATTTCCTGCTAGGAAGTAAACTATTGTTTAATAGCAGGCAGGAGTTCCCCCTGCCTAAATCCCCAAGCGGAACTATGAGCACTGAGCTGAATAAGAGGGCTATTATCAAGATCAACGGGAGGTTTTTACACATATTGGAAAGAAATGGCAATTTTTAATCATTGTGGCATCCGATGATCGTGGCTATTAGGAAATCAAACAAATGTGAAGAAACTGAGTTATAACTGAATATTATTTTCCAGGACACACGGTAGCACTCTAGTCTTTCTGGACATTTTCTTCTGATGTCTTATTTATTTGGCTTCAAGTTTAAAGGCACTTTTCGGCCTCTTCCACGATAATTTGGAGGCCTGAGTTAGGGACTGTGAATAGTGATTGTGCgctgtgtgtgtttgtagctGGATATCCAGGGGACAGGGATATTGTTGGTGGAGGCTAGGGGGAGAAAGAAGGGTTTTTcacaggctttgtctacactagccccTTTTTTGCAAATCCCCCAGAAGTGGTGGCAACATCTGGGAGCTCTAATGTAGATAGGACTCCACTGATTTTTACCCTCTAACTCTGCTCAAGAGGTGTATGTGACATGGTGGTAAAAATACCAGTTGCCATCGGTGCCTTGTCTACACCAGCACTTCTACC
This window encodes:
- the RPS21 gene encoding 40S ribosomal protein S21 translates to MQNDAGEFVDLYVPRKCSASNRIIGAKDHASIQMNISEVDKVTGRVNGQFKTYAICGAIRRMGESDDSILRLAKNDGIVSKNF